In Musa acuminata AAA Group cultivar baxijiao chromosome BXJ3-9, Cavendish_Baxijiao_AAA, whole genome shotgun sequence, a single genomic region encodes these proteins:
- the LOC135650044 gene encoding pentatricopeptide repeat-containing protein At5g56310-like, with amino-acid sequence MRARLESLRRFSSLLLPASAPLPHLLSLLSRCSTFGHIAQTHAFMIARGLPGDNLLLAKFLHACSSLGFRGHALLAFDRAERPDVYLLNTMIRCLCQTDSAEHAVSLFNRIQGSGLRPDTYSFPFVLKAVAHLGMLELGREVHGQITRFGLDADIHVSTALVVMYSNCGEVNDARKLFDGFQLRDVVMWNAMTAGYVKVGDVDSARDIFEQMPKRNVVSWTTMIAGFADATRSDEAITVFRRMQLEGGIEPDEVALLAVLSACANLGALDLGEWIHSFIGKRGLYKTIPLMNSLIDMYAKSGYIHKALEVFEDMKQRSVVTWTTMIGGFASHGLGFEALELFHRMEREHVQPNDVTFLAVLSACSHIGLTDLGRWYFDRMYSKYMIKPRIQHYGCMIDLLGRAGCLREARDLVRRMPFEPNGAIWGALLAAARSHGDAELGELALRHLVEIEPHNSGNYILLSNIYAAHEMWDDVAKLRKMMKERGVMNVPGASSIEVDGAVHEFTSRDGSHPYFNRIYELLHEMSGHLKMIGYVPKHHSGILDFEEG; translated from the coding sequence ATGCGTGCGCGACTCGAGTCCCTTCGTCGCTTCTCATCCCTCCTCCTTCCCGCTTCGGCTCCTCTCCCGCATCTCCTCTCCCTGCTGAGCCGATGCTCCACCTTCGGCCACATCGCCCAAACCCACGCCTTCATGATCGCCCGAGGCCTCCCCGGCGACAACCTTCTCCTCGCCAAGTTCCTCCACGCCTGCTCCTCCCTCGGCTTCCGGGGCCACGCCCTCCTCGCCTTCGACCGCGCTGAACGCCCCGACGTCTACCTTTTAAACACCATGATCCGATGCCTCTGCCAAACGGACTCCGCCGAGCACGCCGTGTCTCTTTTTAACAGGATTCAAGGCTCCGGCTTGAGGCCGGACACGTACTCCTTCCCCTTCGTGCTGAAGGCCGTCGCCCATCTGGGAATGCTTGAATTGGGCCGAGAAGTCCATGGCCAGATCACTCGTTTCGGACTTGATGCCGACATCCACGTCTCGACCGCTCTTGTCGTCATGTACTCCAATTGTGGCGAAGTGAACGACGCACGCAAGCTGTTCGACGGATTTCAGCTTCGAGACGTGGTGATGTGGAATGCAATGACGGCGGGTTACGTCAAGGTCGGGGATGTTGATAGCGCACGTGACATTTTTGAACAAATGCCTAAGAGAAATGTGGTCTCGTGGACGACAATGATAGCCGGCTTTGCTGATGCGACCCGTTCGGATGAGGCGATCACCGTGTTTCGGAGGATGCAGCTGGAAGGTGGTATCGAGCCAGATGAGGTGGCCTTGTTAGCCGTGCTCTCAGCTTGTGCCAATTTAGGCGCTCTGGATTTGGGGGAATGGATACATAGCTTTATAGGCAAGCGTGGGTTGTACAAAACCATCCCTTTGATGAATTCACTGATCGACATGTATGCTAAGTCTGGATACATTCACAAAGCCTTAGAGGTGTTTGAGGATATGAAGCAGAGGAGTGTGGTCACTTGGACCACAATGATAGGAGGGTTTGCTTCCCATGGGCTTGGTTTTGAAGCTCTCGAGCTGTTCCATAGGATGGAAAGAGAGCATGTTCAGCCAAATGACGTTACCTTCCTGGCTGTCCTATCTGCTTGTAGCCATATCGGACTAACAGATTTAGGGAGGTGGTATTTCGACCGCATGTATTCGAAGTACATGATTAAACCAAGAATTCAACACTACGGTTGTATGATTGACCTTCTTGGCCGTGCAGGTTGTTTGAGAGAGGCTAGAGATCTGGTTAGACGTATGCCTTTTGAACCAAATGGAGCAATATGGGGAGCTCTTCTAGCTGCTGCTAGAAGCCATGGTGATGCTGAGCTTGGAGAACTTGCTTTAAGGCATCTTGTTGAAATTGAGCCACACAACAGCGGGAACTATATCCTTTTGTCTAATATTTATGCAGCACATGAGATGTGGGATGATGTTGCTAAGCTGAGGAAGATGATGAAGGAGAGGGGAGTGATGAATGTGCCAGGTGCCAGTTCTATCGAAGTGGATGGAGCAGTCCACGAGTTTACATCAAGAGATGGATCACATCCCTACTTCAACAGGATTTATGAACTTCTGCATGAGATGTCTGGGCACTTAAAAATGATTGGTTATGTCCCAAAACATCATTCAGGTATTCTTGACTTTGAAGAAGGGTAG